One window of Hyphomicrobiales bacterium genomic DNA carries:
- a CDS encoding polysaccharide biosynthesis/export family protein produces MVARWPRMLVSVNCIILAGFLLLACQGPAPTIDPPRQSAPFTQSEYQLGPGDKIRIITFGEEDLSGEFELDGTGVFSLPLVGQINAQGLTLRELETRITDRLKDGYLRDPRVSVEVLNYRPYYIHGEVKDAGEYPFRNGLTVENAVATAGGYTYRAITSYVYIRHAGESQERRYDLSQPVPVLPGDNIRVAERFF; encoded by the coding sequence ATGGTCGCACGCTGGCCTCGAATGCTCGTGTCGGTAAATTGCATCATTCTGGCCGGGTTCTTGCTTCTTGCCTGCCAGGGGCCGGCACCGACGATCGATCCGCCGCGCCAGTCAGCCCCCTTCACCCAGTCCGAATATCAGTTGGGGCCGGGCGACAAGATCCGCATCATCACCTTTGGCGAGGAGGACCTTTCCGGTGAATTCGAGCTCGACGGCACAGGCGTTTTTTCCTTGCCCTTGGTCGGACAAATCAATGCGCAGGGGCTTACCCTTCGGGAACTTGAAACCCGGATCACCGACAGACTGAAAGACGGCTATCTCAGGGATCCGCGGGTCAGCGTCGAGGTATTGAATTATCGACCCTATTATATTCATGGGGAAGTGAAGGATGCTGGCGAATACCCCTTCCGCAATGGTTTGACCGTCGAAAATGCGGTCGCCACAGCCGGCGGTTATACTTATCGGGCGATCACATCTTATGTCTATATCCGCCATGCCGGCGAGAGCCAGGAACGCCGCTACGATTTGAGCCAGCCTGTCCCGGTCTTGCCGGGCGATAATATCCGGGTGGCGGAGCGGTTTTTCTAA
- a CDS encoding glycosyltransferase — protein MKEDDQSNRKELNNIKGLAMRLAVLIKPDAARSNRIPADGVQRGGPSRHGAPELGDGHAGASWSLRSRWARKVRLSLIAFQISGLLAVSLVPHLAPPPEIGDNKLIHAAVFALAMVLTVLLVERPLLSAAFILSVSCSVELFQLFVPGRTGSLSHLAANGTGVAAALALMLVAIRPDQRVSFFDCRRCVEALLEAGRIFRLIIFGRSNTLKPVGPEATALSFVEPGTGRKAADIATNGNGGTATNGSSFKESEASVSAPGDGVQSAMLGRRILHVITRFIDGGADENTALTCNHQALSGNEVWLIHGRDFSERMLEMLEPEVERICLPTLIRNISPLRDAAALMALVRLFREIRPYVVHTHTSKAGILGRLASLAVPEAHVVHGVHILAFLAASPMVRLVYTVLERLAARYTSAFISVSPMMRDLCLEHGIGARDKHFVVLSGMDLDCFSQAEPAPDLVELRRRIGEGAVIAGHMAAFEKRKRHRKLIKAVAPVLMENTHIHLALAGDGPELLALKDLVVELGLERQVHFLGFRKDPEQFLAACDICLFASSREGLPRTVVQYAAAGKPILATDLPGIDMVVREGGNGHIVAADDFAAFRMRFEELALNASKRGRLARYNDRIDLSEWQAVEMVRRIEKIYG, from the coding sequence TTGAAAGAGGATGATCAGAGCAATCGAAAAGAATTGAACAATATCAAAGGTCTAGCCATGCGTCTCGCAGTTCTCATCAAGCCGGATGCGGCCCGAAGCAATCGGATCCCTGCAGATGGCGTACAACGTGGAGGGCCGAGTCGGCACGGTGCTCCAGAATTGGGGGATGGTCATGCCGGGGCGAGTTGGTCATTGCGAAGCAGATGGGCTCGCAAGGTCCGGCTCAGCCTCATCGCGTTTCAAATTTCCGGCTTACTTGCAGTATCTTTGGTGCCTCACCTCGCACCTCCCCCGGAAATCGGCGACAATAAGCTTATCCATGCGGCCGTCTTTGCACTGGCGATGGTGCTGACGGTCCTGCTTGTCGAACGTCCTCTGCTTTCTGCCGCCTTCATTCTTTCTGTCTCCTGTAGCGTCGAATTGTTTCAACTCTTCGTTCCCGGACGCACAGGCTCCTTGAGCCATCTTGCCGCAAACGGGACTGGTGTCGCAGCGGCCCTGGCGCTGATGTTGGTCGCCATCAGGCCGGATCAAAGGGTTTCGTTTTTCGATTGTCGTCGCTGCGTCGAAGCGTTGCTCGAGGCAGGAAGGATTTTCCGTCTGATCATTTTCGGGCGATCGAATACGCTGAAACCGGTCGGTCCTGAAGCAACCGCCTTAAGCTTCGTTGAGCCGGGAACAGGAAGAAAAGCAGCTGACATTGCCACGAACGGCAATGGCGGGACGGCAACGAACGGTTCATCCTTCAAAGAGAGTGAGGCGAGCGTCTCAGCCCCTGGAGACGGAGTACAGTCGGCGATGTTGGGACGCAGGATCCTTCATGTCATCACCAGGTTCATCGATGGCGGGGCGGACGAGAACACGGCCTTGACCTGCAACCACCAGGCGCTTTCCGGCAACGAGGTCTGGCTGATCCACGGGCGGGATTTCAGCGAGCGGATGCTCGAAATGCTCGAGCCTGAGGTCGAACGGATCTGCCTTCCCACTCTCATCCGCAATATCTCGCCTTTGCGCGATGCGGCGGCCCTGATGGCGCTTGTGCGCCTGTTCAGGGAGATTAGGCCTTACGTGGTGCACACCCACACCAGCAAGGCGGGCATCCTGGGCCGGCTTGCAAGCTTGGCGGTGCCGGAGGCCCATGTGGTGCACGGGGTTCACATCCTTGCCTTTCTTGCAGCTTCACCGATGGTGCGGCTCGTCTATACGGTGCTTGAGAGGCTTGCCGCCCGCTACACGTCTGCCTTCATCAGCGTCAGCCCGATGATGCGCGACCTTTGCCTTGAGCACGGGATCGGCGCCAGAGATAAGCATTTCGTGGTGTTAAGCGGCATGGACCTTGACTGCTTCAGCCAGGCTGAGCCGGCGCCCGACCTTGTCGAATTGCGCCGGCGGATCGGCGAAGGGGCGGTCATCGCAGGCCACATGGCGGCGTTTGAAAAGCGCAAGCGCCATCGTAAGCTGATCAAGGCCGTGGCGCCGGTGCTGATGGAAAACACCCATATCCATCTTGCGCTCGCCGGTGACGGACCGGAGCTTCTGGCGCTGAAGGATCTGGTCGTAGAACTGGGCCTTGAGCGTCAGGTTCATTTCTTGGGATTCCGCAAGGATCCTGAACAGTTCCTCGCCGCCTGCGACATCTGCTTATTCGCCTCATCTCGCGAGGGATTGCCGCGCACGGTCGTGCAATATGCGGCGGCCGGCAAGCCGATCCTTGCAACGGATCTTCCCGGCATCGACATGGTGGTGCGGGAAGGCGGCAATGGCCACATCGTCGCTGCGGATGATTTTGCCGCCTTCAGAATGCGGTTTGAGGAACTCGCCTTGAACGCAAGCAAACGGGGGCGCCTTGCCCGCTACAATGACAGGATCGATCTATCGGAGTGGCAGGCGGTCGAAATGGTGCGCCGGATTGAAAAAATCTATGGCTGA
- a CDS encoding glycosyltransferase family 4 protein, which yields MSESSVYDGQSGQHPANGIQNSSRKLKLLYIHDAPVPSLAANGVQVAKMCQAFQAAGADTTLIVPRDGNAGADRYDLIAEAYGLKRHLRFAAKALPVMRVPGRTLWYGASAVLSAGLGPHGMVYTRSISVGAAAAALGRPFVLELHMPVSAYRPVVARRLRRLARGRALRLLVVISDRLRRDYERNMPEVASRILVAHDGADAVRGDVATLPLRGDFKVGYVGQLYPGKGMEILAALAPRCPWATFHIVGGNPPDVEHWTATLRSASNVAFHGHVPHAATPSYLAAMDVVLAPYLRVVKGVGGGEQNLAEWMSPLKIFEYMAHGKAIVASDLAVLGEVLRDEENAVLCAPEAPADWAAALDRLRRDADLLNRLGETARWEFEARYTWDRRAKLILDAIQEHTHVAAHQRGEANDSERCDSDNGE from the coding sequence GTGAGTGAATCTTCGGTATACGACGGTCAGAGCGGACAGCACCCGGCCAACGGTATTCAGAATAGTAGCCGGAAGCTGAAGCTTCTCTATATCCATGACGCTCCCGTGCCGAGCCTTGCCGCCAATGGAGTGCAGGTCGCGAAGATGTGCCAGGCGTTTCAGGCGGCGGGAGCGGACACGACGCTCATCGTGCCGCGCGACGGGAATGCAGGCGCGGATCGCTACGACCTGATCGCCGAAGCCTACGGGCTCAAGCGTCACCTGCGCTTCGCCGCCAAGGCGCTGCCGGTGATGAGGGTGCCTGGTCGCACACTCTGGTACGGCGCGTCAGCGGTGTTGAGCGCTGGCCTGGGCCCGCACGGGATGGTCTATACGCGCTCGATTTCAGTGGGCGCGGCGGCGGCCGCACTTGGCAGGCCGTTCGTTCTGGAGTTGCACATGCCTGTTTCGGCCTATCGGCCTGTTGTGGCCCGGCGGTTGCGGCGGCTGGCGCGGGGGCGGGCGCTCCGCCTGCTCGTTGTGATCAGCGACCGTCTGCGGCGGGACTATGAGCGCAACATGCCGGAAGTCGCGAGCCGGATTCTCGTCGCCCATGACGGGGCCGACGCGGTGAGAGGAGACGTGGCGACCCTGCCGCTCCGTGGAGATTTCAAAGTCGGATATGTCGGCCAGCTCTATCCCGGCAAGGGCATGGAGATTCTCGCCGCGCTGGCGCCGCGCTGCCCTTGGGCAACCTTTCACATCGTCGGCGGCAACCCGCCGGATGTGGAGCACTGGACGGCCACCTTGAGGAGCGCGAGCAATGTGGCGTTTCATGGCCATGTGCCCCACGCCGCGACCCCCTCCTACCTGGCCGCAATGGATGTCGTGCTGGCCCCTTATCTTCGGGTCGTCAAAGGGGTTGGGGGCGGTGAGCAGAACCTTGCCGAGTGGATGTCGCCGCTTAAGATCTTCGAGTATATGGCGCATGGAAAAGCGATTGTCGCCTCGGACTTAGCAGTGCTTGGAGAGGTTCTGAGAGACGAGGAGAATGCTGTATTGTGCGCGCCGGAGGCACCTGCCGATTGGGCGGCGGCGCTCGACCGGCTGCGGCGGGATGCTGACTTGCTAAACCGGCTCGGCGAGACAGCGCGTTGGGAGTTTGAGGCGAGGTACACTTGGGACAGGCGTGCCAAGCTAATTCTAGATGCCATCCAAGAACACACTCACGTGGCTGCGCACCAACGAGGCGAGGCAAATGATTCCGAACGATGCGACTCCGATAATGGAGAATGA
- a CDS encoding methyltransferase domain-containing protein, giving the protein MTTKNLVRLCREYATEEPTLVIHSEDVDYKPFFPNGFAVTKRKDVPADMHVDLYYLDLSKIEAESYNVVLCTGLLEHIPDPERLIADMHRILKPGGRLIISASAVFSFHECPDNFFHFTPYGFKLLFRDWSHFQMLRGASQPFETIGILIQRIHLQCDIFPLARPFIELLFHAIRFLDFFVVRQYDTRQYQDERSLTDSMLPSNIQAVVVK; this is encoded by the coding sequence GTGACCACGAAGAATTTGGTCAGGCTTTGCCGGGAATATGCGACCGAGGAACCGACGCTTGTTATTCATTCGGAAGACGTTGATTACAAACCCTTCTTCCCCAATGGCTTTGCGGTTACGAAGCGCAAGGACGTGCCCGCCGACATGCATGTTGACCTCTACTATCTCGATTTGAGCAAAATCGAGGCCGAAAGCTACAATGTGGTTCTCTGCACTGGGCTTCTTGAGCACATCCCCGACCCCGAGCGCTTGATCGCAGACATGCATCGTATCCTTAAGCCGGGCGGGCGGCTTATCATCTCGGCCAGCGCAGTATTCTCGTTCCATGAATGCCCTGATAATTTCTTTCATTTTACGCCCTATGGGTTCAAATTGCTGTTCAGAGACTGGTCGCATTTCCAAATGCTGCGCGGGGCGAGCCAGCCATTCGAGACCATCGGTATCCTGATCCAGCGCATTCACCTGCAATGCGACATCTTTCCCCTGGCCCGCCCCTTCATCGAACTGCTCTTTCACGCCATTCGCTTTCTCGATTTCTTTGTCGTGCGCCAATACGACACGCGGCAATACCAGGACGAACGCAGCCTGACAGATTCTATGCTGCCGTCAAATATTCAAGCGGTGGTAGTCAAATGA
- a CDS encoding FkbM family methyltransferase — MRIKRFFQSSAGQKYERSSQIVTFNNAAIICRRDNKIEHELICNSKNYDAQNFAVMKAIVRPGSNCFDIGANIGVYSMVMSRIAGFEGAIHAFEPVNHIRKRLLQNKSLNGARNIIVNNFALGDLRGEMEMFQVKKGEFRGGTSTFVRNNNVESMGAAAFERAPVRVDTLDNYARATNLPSVDFLKIDVEGFEINVFRGAQEVISKHHPAILFEHDQKRLSALGVKDEDFKQILFGVGYSLYEPLLRSGMFRLLPFVFDRRMVGNNLLALHSED; from the coding sequence ATGAGAATAAAGAGATTTTTCCAATCTTCCGCGGGTCAAAAATATGAACGGTCGAGCCAAATCGTAACCTTCAACAATGCGGCCATAATCTGCCGCCGTGATAACAAAATTGAACACGAGCTGATTTGCAACAGCAAAAATTATGATGCGCAGAATTTTGCGGTCATGAAAGCGATCGTGCGTCCTGGGAGCAATTGCTTTGACATCGGGGCAAACATCGGCGTCTATTCCATGGTGATGTCACGAATAGCAGGGTTTGAAGGAGCAATCCATGCTTTCGAACCTGTAAACCACATCCGCAAGCGATTATTACAAAACAAGAGCCTCAATGGCGCTCGGAACATCATTGTCAACAACTTCGCGCTTGGCGATCTCCGTGGCGAAATGGAAATGTTTCAAGTCAAGAAGGGGGAGTTTCGAGGCGGCACCAGCACGTTTGTGCGTAACAACAATGTGGAGTCTATGGGTGCTGCCGCTTTCGAGAGAGCACCTGTTCGCGTCGACACCTTAGACAACTACGCCCGCGCGACGAACCTCCCTTCCGTTGATTTCCTTAAGATCGATGTGGAGGGTTTCGAAATAAACGTATTTCGTGGTGCTCAGGAAGTCATTTCAAAACACCATCCCGCCATCCTGTTCGAGCACGACCAGAAGCGTTTATCGGCACTCGGCGTCAAGGATGAGGACTTCAAGCAAATATTGTTTGGAGTAGGTTATTCCCTATACGAACCACTCTTAAGATCGGGCATGTTTCGCCTCCTTCCTTTTGTGTTTGATCGCAGGATGGTGGGAAACAATCTTCTTGCCCTTCACTCAGAAGATTAA
- a CDS encoding oligosaccharide flippase family protein, translating into MQFVEKYRSLIIKGGWVLCLTALRQALSLVLIMVLVRVLSKGEFGQYQFVVAVIGASGIFTLPGMRNAVTQSVGRGFDGTYRKSIRVVLLSSLLGSAGLASLGVQQWLSGRELLPPAFLIAAALFPFAQGLTHWTSYQAGKEQFRLNAIYQGMGFSASYLGASAAVLLIDPNFILVVLITNAVLAMQNGWLSMSILRRLPLESPVEKGAIPYGVKTSFSLAVNTIGNHFDKLLLFYLLSPEALAVYAIAERIPELIKNYLQSARTVLVPRFSRKSGFTSDMNRKINRLSLGASFGIVLLAIGVVPWLIPLAFTAEYGNAVLYCQLFLGTLVIGQAATMKYTYIISRLDARSVRDVTIGTNIIRILASAILVPIFGIMGAIAATFLYRLATVVMVHISLRKFHALVDSCSKEVEGVGAQ; encoded by the coding sequence ATGCAGTTCGTAGAGAAATATCGCTCCCTGATCATCAAAGGTGGTTGGGTCTTGTGCCTGACTGCCTTGCGTCAGGCGCTCTCGCTCGTGTTGATTATGGTTCTCGTCCGAGTTCTCTCAAAGGGCGAGTTCGGCCAGTATCAGTTCGTAGTGGCTGTGATCGGCGCCAGCGGCATATTCACTCTGCCTGGCATGCGGAATGCCGTTACCCAATCCGTAGGGCGGGGCTTTGACGGCACATATCGTAAGAGCATACGGGTCGTTCTGCTGTCAAGCCTTCTTGGGAGCGCCGGGCTAGCTAGCCTTGGCGTGCAGCAATGGCTCTCCGGTCGGGAGCTTCTTCCGCCCGCCTTTTTGATCGCTGCCGCGCTTTTTCCGTTTGCACAGGGTTTGACGCATTGGACATCTTATCAGGCCGGGAAGGAACAATTCCGCCTTAATGCGATCTATCAAGGCATGGGCTTTTCTGCCTCTTATCTTGGGGCCAGTGCTGCGGTGCTTTTGATCGATCCGAATTTTATTCTTGTCGTTCTGATTACGAACGCGGTTCTGGCCATGCAGAATGGCTGGCTATCCATGTCCATTCTCCGCAGGCTGCCCCTCGAATCGCCTGTTGAGAAAGGAGCTATTCCCTATGGCGTGAAGACATCATTTTCCTTGGCAGTTAATACTATCGGCAATCATTTTGACAAACTGCTCTTGTTTTATCTCCTTTCGCCAGAAGCGCTCGCTGTTTACGCCATAGCGGAGCGCATTCCAGAATTGATCAAAAATTACCTTCAGTCCGCCCGGACGGTGTTGGTACCGAGGTTTTCACGCAAATCCGGGTTTACCTCCGATATGAACCGGAAGATCAATCGGCTAAGCTTGGGCGCCTCGTTTGGCATCGTTCTGCTTGCCATCGGGGTTGTTCCTTGGCTCATTCCGCTTGCTTTCACGGCGGAATACGGCAATGCTGTTCTATACTGCCAGCTTTTCTTGGGAACGCTAGTCATTGGCCAGGCGGCGACCATGAAATACACCTACATCATTTCCCGTTTGGATGCGCGCAGCGTTCGGGATGTCACCATTGGCACGAATATTATCCGAATTTTGGCGTCCGCAATACTCGTACCCATTTTTGGAATAATGGGGGCGATTGCGGCGACATTCCTTTATCGGTTGGCGACGGTTGTCATGGTTCACATTTCTCTGCGCAAGTTCCATGCTCTAGTCGATAGTTGTTCAAAGGAAGTGGAAGGTGTGGGCGCGCAATGA
- a CDS encoding GMC family oxidoreductase, translating to MIASSADIAADTLSTYVCVIGSGPAGTIVATDLVEAGHAVLVLEAGPAEAGQSAAKSIGSLDTSDTADLPFGGVRQLGGSTNLWAGRMAPLEPIDFAKKSWVPGSGWPISQDELAAHYEQAFSLLGVTGERPAIEAPEHPAGVGAALADGQLDTKSFFWAPNPFKASEHLHGAVTRSRKLRIVLDAPVAELREAEDCRKIKYAVVVRPDGSTLKIGAEYFVLAAGGIETPRILLSSNYMRSGGIGNDFDVVGRYFSTHPKADLASLALTRPVKLDHPLFTDRKFGELSVRAGLGFNALTQKERALLNHYIQLSPLFEYRAARLFEKIKGSAAVNSPLVDRNALLRGVLPRLGLVAFETVSRLSGLQPRAATFVLRGFLDQYPNPNNRVTLSKVRDSRGISKADISWRFTEDDRSSVLQFLKALDVVARRHNIGWVSYRNLASTNEWPITGIHSHFMGTTRMGSGPKHSVVDANCRVHGSDNLFIAGPSVFTTYGYANPVLTIVALSLRLAEHLRSKL from the coding sequence ATGATTGCTTCGAGCGCGGACATCGCCGCCGATACGCTTTCCACTTATGTCTGCGTCATCGGCTCCGGTCCGGCGGGCACCATCGTCGCTACGGATTTGGTGGAGGCCGGGCACGCCGTTCTCGTGCTGGAGGCTGGTCCCGCGGAAGCTGGCCAGTCTGCAGCCAAGTCCATTGGATCGCTGGACACATCCGACACAGCCGATTTGCCGTTTGGTGGCGTCCGGCAATTGGGAGGTTCGACCAATCTTTGGGCGGGGCGCATGGCGCCACTTGAGCCGATCGATTTCGCAAAGAAATCTTGGGTTCCAGGCTCAGGCTGGCCCATCTCTCAAGATGAGCTAGCCGCTCACTACGAACAGGCATTCTCGCTCCTCGGCGTTACCGGCGAGCGGCCGGCTATCGAAGCGCCGGAACATCCCGCTGGCGTCGGCGCGGCCCTTGCCGACGGGCAACTCGACACCAAGAGTTTTTTTTGGGCGCCAAATCCATTCAAGGCGAGCGAGCATCTGCACGGTGCTGTAACGCGGTCGCGGAAGCTTCGCATTGTGCTCGACGCGCCGGTGGCCGAGCTGCGCGAGGCCGAGGACTGCCGGAAGATAAAATACGCTGTCGTAGTGCGGCCAGATGGCAGCACGCTGAAGATAGGTGCGGAGTATTTTGTTCTGGCTGCAGGTGGCATTGAAACGCCGCGTATTCTGCTCAGTTCGAACTACATGCGGTCCGGCGGCATCGGAAACGATTTCGATGTTGTCGGGCGCTACTTTTCCACCCATCCAAAGGCGGACTTGGCCTCTCTGGCTTTGACAAGACCTGTGAAGCTCGATCACCCGCTCTTCACGGATCGGAAGTTCGGCGAGCTCTCCGTGCGTGCTGGCTTGGGGTTCAACGCCTTGACACAGAAGGAGCGAGCACTGCTCAACCATTATATCCAGCTTTCGCCGCTGTTTGAGTACCGAGCGGCCCGTCTTTTCGAGAAAATTAAAGGCTCGGCTGCCGTCAATTCGCCTCTAGTCGATCGGAACGCTCTCCTTCGTGGCGTGCTGCCGCGGCTGGGTCTGGTGGCCTTCGAGACTGTCAGCCGTCTTTCCGGGCTTCAGCCCCGTGCAGCAACCTTTGTTTTGCGCGGCTTCCTCGACCAATATCCAAATCCTAATAACCGTGTGACGCTGTCGAAGGTAAGGGACAGCCGGGGCATTTCGAAGGCTGACATTTCCTGGCGCTTCACGGAGGACGACCGGTCCTCCGTGCTGCAGTTCCTCAAGGCGCTGGACGTGGTCGCGCGCAGACACAACATAGGCTGGGTCAGCTATCGCAACCTCGCTAGCACGAACGAGTGGCCGATCACTGGCATTCATTCGCATTTCATGGGCACGACGCGAATGGGGAGTGGTCCAAAACACAGCGTTGTCGACGCAAATTGTCGTGTCCACGGGAGCGACAATCTTTTCATTGCTGGTCCATCGGTTTTCACGACCTATGGCTATGCCAATCCGGTTCTGACGATCGTCGCCCTATCGCTCAGGCTGGCAGAGCATTTGAGGTCTAAGCTGTGA
- a CDS encoding oligosaccharide flippase family protein produces MRGLAWSGSALTAQVVLNIVSVSILARILTPHDYGVIAGAFVVVAFGTMLSGLGLGPTLIQRREIGPEHVATATTLSLAISVLLGGARDGAEKIQYRRGGGAAYRGLSRVGRRSAAINVSSYALSLTA; encoded by the coding sequence GTGCGGGGCCTTGCCTGGTCGGGCTCGGCACTGACGGCGCAAGTCGTGCTCAACATCGTCTCGGTGTCGATTCTGGCGCGAATCCTGACGCCGCACGATTACGGCGTCATCGCAGGGGCGTTCGTCGTGGTCGCGTTCGGAACAATGCTTTCGGGGCTCGGCCTCGGCCCCACGCTGATCCAGCGCCGTGAGATCGGGCCTGAGCATGTTGCAACCGCGACCACCCTTTCCCTCGCGATATCCGTGTTGCTCGGCGGCGCGCGAGACGGTGCGGAAAAAATTCAGTATCGACGAGGTGGCGGAGCGGCATATCGAGGTTTATCGAGAGTTGGTCGCAGATCAGCCGCAATCAACGTGAGTTCCTACGCTCTCAGCCTCACAGCTTAG
- a CDS encoding IS110 family transposase, with protein MTIVTLGLDLGKNWIHMVGLDEPGRIVLRRRIRRDRLLVQTGNMAACLIGMEACCGAHHLGRLLESQGHTARLMPPQYVKPFVKSNKNDYRDAEASAEAVQRPTMRFVPLKSEAQLDLQTIHRVRSRLVGRRTALINQIRAILLERGITVPQRRRVLETRLPAILADEQRGLSPRVRHLIEDMRAEWCELDRRIDVFNAELTVTARRDDACRRLCEIPGIGALNATALVAAVGNGTAFDKGRDMAAWLGLVPRQHSTGGKQRLLGISKRGNKYLRTLLIHGARAVLPYLAQRQDALGSWLRTLLARAHRNVVVVALANKLARIAWAVLAGTHRYEMSASA; from the coding sequence ATGACAATCGTGACGCTCGGATTGGACCTCGGCAAGAACTGGATTCACATGGTGGGCTTGGATGAGCCCGGACGGATCGTCCTGCGTCGTCGTATCAGGAGGGACCGACTTTTGGTGCAGACCGGCAATATGGCGGCGTGCCTGATCGGTATGGAAGCGTGCTGCGGTGCCCACCATCTGGGGCGGTTGCTGGAATCTCAGGGTCACACGGCGCGTCTCATGCCGCCGCAATATGTGAAGCCTTTCGTCAAGTCGAACAAGAACGACTACCGAGATGCCGAGGCCAGCGCCGAGGCGGTTCAGCGGCCGACCATGCGTTTCGTGCCGCTGAAGAGTGAGGCACAACTGGACCTCCAGACGATTCATCGTGTGCGCAGCCGGCTGGTGGGCCGTCGCACTGCGCTGATCAACCAGATCCGGGCGATCCTGCTCGAGCGCGGGATCACGGTTCCACAAAGGCGGCGGGTTTTGGAGACGCGACTTCCGGCGATCCTCGCCGACGAGCAGAGGGGGCTGTCGCCGCGCGTCCGCCACTTGATCGAAGACATGCGCGCGGAATGGTGTGAACTGGATAGACGAATAGATGTGTTCAACGCCGAGCTCACCGTCACCGCCAGGCGAGACGACGCCTGTCGTCGGCTCTGCGAGATCCCCGGCATCGGCGCGCTGAACGCGACGGCGCTGGTGGCCGCCGTGGGCAACGGGACCGCCTTCGACAAGGGTCGCGACATGGCGGCATGGCTGGGGCTCGTGCCGCGTCAGCATTCGACGGGAGGCAAGCAGCGCCTGCTCGGCATCAGCAAACGGGGAAACAAATACCTGCGCACCCTTCTGATCCACGGTGCTCGGGCCGTCTTGCCGTACCTGGCGCAGCGGCAAGATGCTCTTGGTTCCTGGCTGCGGACACTTCTTGCGCGTGCCCACCGCAACGTCGTCGTGGTGGCGCTGGCTAACAAGCTGGCCCGGATCGCCTGGGCGGTGCTCGCCGGCACGCACCGCTACGAAATGTCCGCCAGCGCCTGA
- a CDS encoding IS110 family transposase gives MQPIDTVNPTILLAIELSASTWLVAARVPGSEKPHLHRIDGGDTAALLALISSLRARVARRLGAAIGIVCCFEAGRDGFWLHRLLTAHGVASHVLEPTSILVNRRARRAKTDRLDAEGMLRVLAAYLRGDLQACSMVRVPTPEEEDAKRTHREREKLVQERLRIENRIEALLFTQGIRKRPSLRSWGRDLAVLRTGDGREIPRHLRAELDRLRRRLVMTLELIREVEAERDLAAETKPQDQACRKIAALCRIRGIGKNFAAVLTREVFYRSFDNRRQIASYVGITPMPYQSGGMDRGRRISRAGNPRARTTMIQLAWLWLRYQPGSELAEWFRERVGTLAGRTRRIAIVAMARKLLIALWRYAETGVVPAGAEIRAETTLAA, from the coding sequence ATGCAACCGATCGACACCGTTAATCCTACCATCCTCCTTGCTATCGAACTCAGTGCATCAACGTGGCTCGTCGCCGCCCGCGTGCCAGGGTCGGAGAAGCCACATTTGCATCGGATCGATGGCGGCGACACGGCCGCCTTGTTGGCTCTGATCTCATCGCTGCGGGCCCGTGTTGCTCGCCGGCTCGGCGCGGCGATAGGCATCGTCTGCTGCTTTGAGGCGGGACGTGATGGCTTCTGGCTGCACCGTCTGCTGACGGCACATGGTGTCGCCAGCCATGTTCTTGAACCCACCAGCATTCTCGTCAACCGCCGCGCCCGACGGGCCAAAACGGACCGGCTCGATGCGGAGGGCATGCTGCGCGTGCTTGCGGCCTATCTCCGGGGTGATCTCCAAGCCTGCAGCATGGTACGCGTGCCGACGCCGGAAGAGGAAGATGCCAAGCGTACACACCGAGAGCGCGAGAAACTGGTGCAGGAAAGGCTGCGCATCGAAAACCGTATTGAAGCGCTGCTGTTCACCCAGGGCATTCGGAAAAGGCCCTCTCTTCGTTCATGGGGGCGCGATCTTGCTGTCCTGCGCACCGGTGATGGACGCGAGATTCCGCGCCATCTTCGGGCCGAATTGGACCGCCTGCGTCGACGGCTTGTCATGACCTTGGAGTTAATCCGGGAGGTCGAGGCGGAGCGCGACCTCGCGGCCGAGACCAAGCCGCAGGATCAGGCCTGCCGCAAGATCGCCGCTCTCTGTCGCATCCGGGGTATTGGCAAGAACTTCGCCGCCGTGCTCACGCGCGAGGTATTCTATCGTTCATTCGACAACCGCCGGCAGATCGCGAGCTACGTCGGCATCACACCAATGCCCTACCAGAGCGGCGGCATGGACCGCGGTCGGCGCATTAGCCGGGCCGGAAACCCGCGCGCAAGGACGACTATGATCCAGCTCGCATGGCTCTGGCTTCGCTACCAGCCTGGCAGCGAGCTGGCAGAGTGGTTCCGCGAGCGCGTCGGCACGTTGGCTGGGCGCACACGGCGGATCGCCATTGTGGCCATGGCGCGCAAGCTGTTGATCGCGCTCTGGCGCTACGCAGAGACGGGGGTAGTACCGGCTGGCGCCGAGATCCGGGCGGAGACGACACTCGCGGCATAG